The following coding sequences lie in one Arachis stenosperma cultivar V10309 chromosome 5, arast.V10309.gnm1.PFL2, whole genome shotgun sequence genomic window:
- the LOC130982458 gene encoding uncharacterized protein LOC130982458, with the protein MRQELEFDLNDKSSADLSPNTVLLSPQYSLNVKKIYKKGKAIGKDEFLKLKEDFAQIKFAQLHNSSYNKLPCRSHGLESNVGGRGGSILKKMDTMEGRKKIEISCRSSDASFSGSIVDSLCSSDDEPSEISQNSNVASPSVSASWASMECNSPEIFIDFINPDVWDRNSSAVEGIDSMYSKVRGDNKVACSTINGDSPLPKDTFEALHKYHSAMVEVADFPSPLQSDCSSRGNPKPPFSPVGKRLNSFAKSKSPQSPVSHMLEDTKVKLPGTTTLTRNRTYQKSLLNDFSNAAKHADIVSEFIRRDIKYSGLACSPVHLHGNLRLKIKQGLPTFEFKVKCPEDVFVAKPWRAGNTSNWVYTFHSINSRKKSDASGLKSHDCDKYPSIVAQMLVSCNLCSKLEGGVLDNSMVTEFVLYDLMHSRRSVSCKKKSNTEQDASKMLKACRVGAKGETLIVDEKSLASKNKLPTSNVDFDESNSCPLSSAELHPNLEIASIRLQIPLDKRKSLKYKREDMREANSFSKLSDVSSVVEHCRKSFHNRKMQEQVKVVLPTGIHGLPSGENLGPSSLLDRWKHGGGCDCGGWDMACPLILLGNPSIHFAEDQPLIKDYQPLQLFLQGAKENTPTFSMSRVEEGEYAVDFHARLSPLQAFSVCVAILHGTSTCSLARREKNQPLSQCNSLEMLMREEAELFMQSKEKNKTMSKTHKGIPLPYVTMPPFSPVARV; encoded by the exons ATGAGACAAGAGTTGGAGTTCGATCTCAACGACAAGTCTTCAGCGGATCTGAGCCCCAATACCGTTCTTCTATCTCCTCAATATTCTTTGAATGTGaagaaaatatacaaaaaaGGAAAAGCTATTGGGAAAGATGAGTTTTTGAAACTAAAAGAGGACTTTGCCCAGATCAAATTTGCTCAACTCCACAATTCTTCGTACAACAAACTTCCCTGTAGATCTCATGGATTGGAAAGTAATGTAGGAGGGAGAGGAGGCTCCATTCTAAAGAAAATGGACACCATGGAGGGAAGGAAAAAGATAGAAATTTCATGTCGGAGTAGTGATGCCTCTTTTTCAGGTAGCATTGTTGATTCTTTATGTAGCTCAGATGATGAACCTTCTGAAATATCTCAGAATTCGAATGTGGCTTCACCATCTGTTTCGGCATCCTGGGCTTCTATGGAGTGCAACTCTCCAGAAATATTTATTGACTTCATAAATCCAGATGTTTGGGATAGAAACTCTAGTGCAGTTGAAGGGATAGATTCTATGTATTCAAAGGTAAGAGGTGATAATAAGGTTGCTTGTTCTACAATTAATGGTGATTCTCCTCTTCCCAAAGACACATTTGAGGCATTGCACAAATACCATAGTGCTATGGTTGAAGTTGCTGACTTTCCATCTCCACTACAAAGTGATTGCTCATCTAGAGGTAACCCAAAACCGCCATTCAGCCCTGTCGGTAAAAGGCTGAATTCATTTGCGAAGTCAAAATCTCCGCAAAGTCCAGTCAGCCATATGCTAGAAGATACTAAGGTGAAATTGCCTGGGACTACTACTTTAACAAGAAACAGGACTTACCAGAAATCTCTGCTGAATGACTTCTCCAACGCCGCAAAACATGCTGACATTGTTTCTGAGTTTATCAGAAGAGATATTAAGTATTCCGGTCTAGCATGTTCACCGGTTCATCTGCACGGTAATCTGAGGTTGAAAATTAAGCAAGGGCTGCCAACTTTTGAGTTTAAGGTGAAATGCCCTGAAGATGTCTTTGTAGCAAAGCCTTGGAGAGCAGGTAATACTTCCAACTGGGTATATACCTTCCATTCTATCAATAGTAGAAAGAAAAGCGATGCCTCGGGTTTGAAGTCCCATGATTGTGACAAATATCCATCAATAGTAGCACAGATGTTAGTCTCATGTAATTTATGTTCAAAATTAGAAGGTGGAGTATTGGACAACTCTATGGTGACAGAATTTGTGTTGTATGATCTAATGCACTCAAGAAGAAGTGTTTCATGTAAAAAGAAGTCTAACACTGAGCAAGATGCTTCTAAAATGCTAAAAGCTTGCCGGGTAGGAGCAAAGGGAGAAACTCTCATAGTAGATGAGAAGAGTCTGGCTAGTAAAAACAAGCTTCCAACAAGCAATgttgattttgatgaatcaaattCATGTCCATTGTCATCCGCAGAATTGCATCCGAACCTTGAAATTGCTTCTATTCGTTTGCAAATTCCATTGGATAAGAGAAAAAGCTTGAAATACAAAAGAGAGGATATGAGAGAGGCTAACTCGTTTTCCAAACTAAGTGATGTCTCTTCAGTTGTAGAGCACTGTAGGAAAAGCTTCCACAACAGGAAAATGCAGGAACAAGTGAAGGTGGTACTACCAACTGGCATTCATGGGTTGCCGAGTGGCGAAAACCTTGGCCCCTCATCATTACTTGATCGATGGAAACATGGTGGAGGTTGCGACTGTGGTGGCTGGGACATGGCCTGTCCCCTTATTCTTTTAGGCAATCCTAGTATTCATTTTGCTGAAGACCAGCCCCTCATAAAGGATTATCAACCACTGCAACTTTTTCTTCAG GGAGCCAAGGAAAATACTCCTACCTTTAGCATGAGCAGAGTTGAAGAGGGTGAATATGCAGTTGATTTCCATGCCCGGTTATCCCCGTTACAAGCCTTCTCCGTTTGTGTCGCCATTTTGCATGGCACTTCCACTTGTAGCCTTGCACGGAGGGAGAAAAACCAGCCATTATCTCAATGTAATTCACTGGAAATGCTTATGAGGGAGGAAGCAGAGCTTTTTATGCAATCAAAGGAGAAGAACAAGACCATGTCCAAGACTCACAAGGGGATTCCTCTACCTTATGTAACGATGCCACCCTTTTCTCCTGTTGCACGAGTATAA